In Lolium rigidum isolate FL_2022 chromosome 7, APGP_CSIRO_Lrig_0.1, whole genome shotgun sequence, the DNA window GCGCCGTTCTCCGACCCGGCGTTCAACGCCAGCATCCGCCGCCGCGGCGTCCGCATGGGCGACGTGGCGTGCCTGCCCATCTCGCCGGGGTGGTACGGCCCCGCCGAGGACGGCGGCCGGCGGCTGATCAAGAGCCAATGCTTCTCGACCGAGGGCACCGCCAACTTCTACATGCGCCCCATCGAGGGCCTCACCGTGCTGGTGGACATGGACACCGGGAAGGTCGTCCACATCTCCGACCGCGGCGCCGGCATCCCCATCCCCGCCGCCAAGAACACCGActaccgccgcgccgccgacgacgaccaGGAAGACACCGGTAAACAGAGCACGTTCGGGTACCAGACGGTGCGGGCGCCGTCGATGGAGCCGGCGCCGGAGGGCCCGGGGTTCGAGGTGGAGGACGGGCACACGGTGCGGTGGGccgggtgggagttccacctgaaGGCGGACGCGCGCGCCGGGATGATCGTGTCGCGCGCGGCGGTGCAGGACCCGTCCACCGGCGCGCGGCGGGAGGTGATGTACAAGGGCATGGCGTCGGAGCTGTTCGTGCCGTACATGGACCCGACGGAGGCGTGGTACTTCAAGACGTACATGGACGCCGGGGAGTACGGCTTCGGGCTGCAGGCCATGCCGCTGGTGCCGCTCAACGACTGCCCGCGCCACGCGCGCTACATGGACGGcgtcttcgtcgccgccgacgggcGGCCGTACGTGCGGGAGAACATGATCTGCGTCTTCGAGCGGTACGCCGGCGACATCGCGTGGCGACACTCCGAGAGCCCCATCACCGGCATGGACGTAAGTGCGCGCACACACACCTACCCTAGCTATCGCTCCCTGCTAGCTTTGTTTTGTCACGCCGTGCAACCATACTTGGCGCCAAAGATGCGAGTCGTATGCTACACCTGACCTGCGAGTTTTGGCGCAACTTTGGGTGACAATCTGACAACGATTGgtgaatatattttcaacactagGACGACGAGCCTAGGAAGAAGAATCTTGATTTCGTATATGCGGCCAACAACACCTTGACAAAGACAATATTCTCACTCGTAATATTTCAGTAAAACATATCGacccaaaaaaaattaatttcGAAATTTTTGATGATTTTTGGGAGAAAATTTCACTCTTTTAGGTTTTAGGCAAAATGAAACCAAAATCACTTAAATTCAAGGTAGCGGCCGAAATATTTCCGAAACTGAAAATTGAAAATGACCATGATAGTAAGTGAGTACATTTTTATTAGCTTGTTTGTTAATTATGCTTTCTCTTGGTTCAAATTTTTCCACGTGTTTACCAATGTATTTTTTCtacaatcaataccatatataGTTATCATGATAAATAGTACATAATAGACATCAGTTGTTTCTtgcaaaatgaagttattaaaaaTGGCAAATCTTTCGCAGACCCTCACAAATACGcatatacactcacccctataaatACACGCACTGAAAAATATTTCGCTTTTCTATCTAAGACACCAAAGTGTTAAATCTGAAGTTTAAACTCTGATGAGTTGAAGGTGTCACTGCTCTTCTAATAATTTGGTTCTCATTCGCCAATGAGCTTGATTTGCCTAGTTGACAAAAAGTGACCACGACAGGTAATTAAAGATTGTGGTTATTTTTTCCACACTGATCTTTTCCTCTCAAGGAGGAGGAATCTTCAGCACTAGTCTAGCTATCACGTAGGAGTACGTGCGTGTCGATCGAGTTACCCTGGCGATGATATATGGATGCCTAACAAAGATGACTTGTTTCTTTGTGTACGTACGCCGCTTTGGGGTGAGGCTGCGACGTCTGAACTGGACGGGTGTGTGCGTGCAGATAAGGGAGTCGCGGCCGAAGGTGACGCTGGTGGCGCGGATGGCGGCGTCGGTGGCCAACTACGACTACATCATGGACTGGGAGTTCCAGATGGACGGCCTCATACGCATCAAGGTACCATCATTTCCATATCCTTCCTCTCGTCTCATGACCGATCAGCCTGGCTTGAACATACACACGTCAGACTTTGGTTACAAGTcatagttttaaatagccggttatagcccggctatagctttTCGAACAAGGTGCGGCTAAAGGCATTCACGTGCTAAAAGGTGGCTATAGCGCTATAGCCTTTTTCGGAGGTCACGACTATATCCTATAGCCTGCTATTTAAAACTATGGTTACAACACACCTGTGCAAGGGAAGTGCACGCTGTGGCAGCTATGTACAGGTGGAGGTCACAAGGACCTGAACACGAACAATCATAAATTTCATCCATAATTATTGCCGGGGTTTAAGTTCAAATTAAAACTAAAGTCAGGATAAGAATTATCGAACAGATGGAGTGTAGATGCCTTGTAAGTTCAGGGTTACAAAGGCATcggaaaaccaaaaaaaaataccACTCGCATAAAGTTAGAGTAGTAGTGGAGTCTTATGTGTCTATCGATCTACGGCCGGGTTGCTGTCGAGACTTCACTTCTGAAGAAAAGTTCTAGCAGGGGACAAGCAGATTCTCTCCTGAGTGTATGGTAAAAAGATGAGGATTCCTCTTGCTGGTGGAGCTTCACTTCATAAGAGTACCTAGCTAGCCTCATGGATTGGACCCCTCAACTGGACCTGCGCTCGTCATTCTCGCAACTAGCAACCGGGAACTTCTGAATAAAACTGGGGTGTCATTTTCGGCTTTTGATCATCTGCCAATTAAGACATCTCCAATGTCTATCACGTACGTACCTTCAATAGTGTTGCACCTCTGGCCTGTCCAAATCTTTGGCTATGTACCTCGCTTTTTTCAACTGAAAATTGGGAACGCACACAAGCATCATTTTCCATAAGTAAATGCATGATCAACATTGCTCTCGCTACTGTTAAGTTAGTAGCATATGAATGATccaattatttttctttattcaAAGAAAGTTTGATCTCTTATCATCCTGTGATGCAATGAACATGTCAGGTTGGGCTAAGCGGGATCCTGATGGTGAAGGGCACGCCCTACGCCCACATGAACCAGGTCCGGCAGAACGAGGAGATGTATGGCACCCTCCTCTCCGAGAACGTCATCGGCGTCATCCACGACCACTACGTCACCTTCCGCCTCGACATGGATGTTGATGGCGCCGACAACTCCTTCGTCCGGGTGGAGATGGCCCGCCAGGACACCGCGCCAGGCGAGTCCCCTCGGAGGAGCTACCTGAAGGCCACCCGCCATGTGGCAAGCACGGAGAACGACGCGAAGATCCGGATGAAACTCTACGAGCCCGCCGAGTTCCACGTCATCAACCCAACAAAGAAGACGCGTGTAGGGAACCCGGTAGGGTACAAAGTCGTCCCCGCTGGCACCGCCGCTAGTTTGTTGGACCCTGAGGACCCACCGCAGAAGAGGGGTGCATTCACAAACAATCAGGTACAATTATTGTTTACACAACATTGGTCCAGATTAACATTTTGGGGCACACACATTGAGTCAACACTAAGATGTCTTTCATTTGGTTTTGTGCAACAGATTTGGGTCACGCCCTACAACAAGAGCGAAGAATGGGCTGGTGGGTTGTTCGTGTACCAGAGCAAAGGGGAGGACACACTGGCCACCTGGTCGGAGAGGTATGTTCATGTTCATCAACCGGATGCTTCTTCAACTCGTGTGGTTCTGAATGTTCTATATTCGTCATGTACAAAAAATAAATGTTCTGTATTCCCTGATTGCTTCAATATGCAGGGACCGTCCGATTGAGAATAAGGACATCGTGTTGTGGTACACCTTGGGGTTTCACCACGTCCCCTGCCAGGAGGACTTCCCAATCATGCCCACCGTCTCGTCCAGCTTCGACCTCAAGCCGGTCAACTTCTTCGAGAGCAACCCAATCCTCAGGCAGCGGCCTACCCAAGTGAACGACCTCCCGGTCTGTGCTGCTACCGCCTGAGaccattgattcatgatgatacacTCATATCATCTGTGCTCCGTGTCTAGCTAGTATGTATGGCTCTAGGTTTGTGTTGTATTGTGCTCCCTATGTTCATGCTAATATGAGGTGATTTGGACTGACACTCAATAATATAGCAATAAATGGATGACATAATTACACAAATTTGAACCGTTGAGTTCGTGTCGAGAAGTAATTATATATGGTTATCGTTCGTATCTAAAAAAAATTGCGATCAAATGGAGCTTCATTGATTAAGTAATGTGATTACAATCTTTCAACATGACATTCTCTAAAAAGGGTGGCTTATAATTAATCCACAAACACCTTTTCCTATTAGTACTAGCATTCTTAGCGCAAAGATGAGCTACCTCATTCGCTAGTCTGCCAATGAACTTAAAAGAAATGCAGAAATAAACCCACTAAGCTCCTTTATCTCCTAGCAAATGGAAGTAATTTCTGATCTACTTCCTCTAGGATCTTCCAAATGGTTCAACACCTCTTTGGCATCGGTTTCAATCTCTACTGATGTAAGATTTCGATCAATGGCGACTTGTACCCCATCACGTACCGCTAGAGCCTCCATAATCAACGAATTAGCAACATGTTCGTACCAAAACGCCTGACCTAGTAACAATTGGCCCTAGTGATCACGAACAACCAGCCCATGTAGTACCTTGTTTGTCCAACTCGATAAAGCCTACGTCCACATTGATTTTTATTGTTCCTTCTCTCGATTTCTTCCAAATTGGCCTCTCCTTAGGTGCTGCCTGTGGTTTATTAACAATACTAGGACAATTgcacgtgcgttgccacgggatagGAAATTTTATTATAGATAATATATTGAAACATGTGTCCTAATTTATGCGTATTCATATGATTGCTTAATTGTATTAAGATTGCTTCAACCCCATCAGTATATGCCTCAAGTTTATATCATCGTACccgtaatttttttttttaacattCCATATTTATCAACATGTTAAAATGTAAtattcatatactccctccgatccatattagctAACTCTATTTTGTCTAGATTGGTACGTATCTAGATATTAAGTATATACTCTAGATGCATTTATATCTGAACAAAGtaaagtcaattaatttggataagagaaAGTGCAATAGTTTAAGCCAGACATATTAACTTCCAAACCATAATTATCTCTTAATACAAAAAATAGTGTAACTGGCAAATTAATATAGCTGATGATTATGTATTTTGAGATGCTCTAGTAAAGGATGTTTTCTACACTCTCAAAGAAGCCAAACTTCACATCAAAAGTGAATGTACACTTGTGCATCTTTTGAACACCAATCTAGAAATCTAGCCAAGATGTAATTGTTGCTATGCAATCTAGAAATGGATCACGACATGCTCCTTGTGCTCATATAGGTGCCAACCTTTGGAGTTAGCCTAAGTTACGTGAAAGCCTAAGTTACATGAAAGGAAATAGAACATGTATTCATCAGGTAAAGAAAAACACAATAATCAAATACAAAATAGAAGGAAAAAATAATTGACACTTTTTAAAACTCTCACCATCACCCTCATTAGTCACACAAAAGTAGTCCAGCTCCAAAAAAAGTAAGATCCACATTTGCCAGTAAATAAGTACATGACACACACAAATTCACCACTATCTTCCCCTCACAGGCTCTCTCACTATGTTTATGTATCATCTCGCTGCACATAGGGACGAACCAACAAATGCACAGCTCCACACGTCAACAATGCCAACCAATGGGGTGCGGTTGGAGGATGACATGTGTATTTTTTTTTGCCTTTGTTTGTTAAAAATAAATCCCTATAATTGTAATAACAGTAATAACAAATGTTATAAAGACACATAAATTGCAGAATACATCCTCCATGTACTCCATTGATCTTATGTATGGCACAAATCAACTGCCGCAAGTGATGTAAAAGAAATTTAAGAGTGAAGCGTTTGGTTGATGAAGGATATTTTGGCTAAGCACAAACAAACGAAAcgaaaaattacaaaaaatactAATTGTTGAAGATGATGCATGGACAAAATTTTACTGATTTTATTTCACACTTGTAGGGTTTAAAATATCAAGCATTTTTCGTGTGCGAAactggttcttctatttttcgttCATAGTTGAGATGAGCTAGGTTGCCTGGATACGGCGATGGGATATGGATACCGTGATACAGCGATTTTACAAAAACACAAATAAGGAGatacatgtgtatatatataaatTGTTGATTCTTGTACTGACATGGTTATTTCCGTCAAGGTATTCTATAACGCAAACTTCTATACTTCTATATTGTGTTCTATAACTCCATATCCCAGCAGTCTCAGTAGCTATTGCTAAGAACCATATGGACTGTAGTTCTGATATATTGCAATCAAATATGCATACAAACCATAAAGGAGCTACTGAGCTTGCATGTTGCATCCCTGATACTGTATCCAATGAATAAGATTGCCAGCTGAATCAACTTGGACCAAGAAGAACTGGAGATGCGTGGAGGCGAAAGTGACCTGCATGCCTTCACGATGCAGCGGCGGATGGCCAAGTGTGCTTGCTGCTCAACGGCGGAGCGCGGAGGGTGCTTTTCGGCGGCTGAAAGCAGCGGGCGTCTGACAGAGCTGCTCGACTGCAGAGGGCGCTGCTCATCGCCGGATTGGTGAGTGGTGGATCTACCTTGACGCGCTTGAGGATCTCGTAGCCGGTCCTGCCGGGCATCCAGTACTCAGTGGTGATGAATAGCCCCAGGCCTAGCAGCTCCAGCGTCCTCGTCGCCAATTCGACGATGGTATCTGCACAAATGAAATACCGCACCTCAGCAACCCACATCAACGAACGAATCGCCGCCCAACTTTTCAAATCGATGATAAAATGATGTCGACGACGTGCAGGCtcgaggcggcggcagcggggagACTCCCGTGACGGCTGCCGGGGCGTGTAGACACGCACGACGGTGAAGGGCGGCCTCGTGTGCTAGCTCATGGCGGCCGATGGCGTGCATGATCGAGGCGGCCGATGGCGTGTAGgatcaaggcggcggcggcgaggagactCGCGCGATGGCGACGGTGTCGGGAGACTCGCACGACGTCTGGCGATGGGCAGGCTCGCGTAGCGGCCTCGTGTGCTAGCGGCGAGGTGGTTGCCAGACGGCAGACGTCGGAGAAGAGACATCAGCTTGAGTGGGAGATGATTGATTTGATTTCGAGTAAAATACATGGGACATCATGGAACTTGTTCGGATAAATCAGTTCAGTCACTGTACTTAGAAAAGTTCAATTTACGGTCATCAAAGACGCGATGCATGTTCATGTACCATCACCGTGGAAGGTCTGGCTACGTATTCTATGACATGGCAGTGTGGCAGTACAGTCCCAACCGGATGTAGTTTTCACAGAAACAACCTAAAGATCTCTTATTTATTTCTAAAAAACACCTTACCTGTGAGAAGGTTTGATTTCCTTTGTTCTCACCTCAAGCCCCAAATCCACCGCCGCTGGATTAGAGTGCCAACGCGCGCCcctgcctaagagcatctccaacagacgcgctaaatcgcggcgcgctataccggcgattggGCGCGTTGTATACCGCAGGCGCGCGGCATAGCGAATTTGCCTCCggcagaggctctattttgcagcgcgcgttggtgtgcgaaaaacgcacctccggcagaggctctattttgcagcgcacGCGCGTCACAAACTGCTACCGACCGttattttttgaaaattcatcaaacaaactatgaaaatatgattgaaaatacgaatatattttaaaagttCAACGATACAATGCGACATTTAAACGAAAATACTAAACTACTCCTCCGACTGGTCGtcggactcccagtcgaagtcggagctgctcagtgtcgtgtccgacaccggcgtcgacgtcgtcgtccactggaagtcggaggaggaggaggagaggacgatggtcgacggccctgcgccgttcttcttttcctccttcctcctcgccgccgcctcggccctcgccttcttcctcgtcgcggactcggcgcggcgcttctcgcggctcgcctttttcttcgccttcatcgccgccttctcctcctccttctgcgcgtagaaggcctccgtggcggcgacgtcctcggggaagcggcgcgcccattcgaggcgcagcgcctcgtcgcgctcggcgatgaggaggcgctgctccagctcccgaTGTCGGCGCTGCTGTTCGCGCgtgatcatcggcggcggcggcgccagcatCTCCGCTTGCTCCCGCGTGAAGGCATCGTGGAAATTCATCGTCCGCCGGGAGCGGCCGAGCCGCCAGGCGATagcgtcgtacgcccgcgccgcctcgtgcgcggtgtcgaacgtaccgaggcggatccgctcctcgccggagcggatttccgcgtcgaaccggccgctcggccgcgcccggacACCGTGGTAGccagaggaggggcggcggcgcggaggcatctcgCGGGGGCGGCGCAgtcggaggcggagcggccggaggtggagcggcgcgggagggagagaggcGAGGAGGGAGACGGACGCGTGGAGGAAATGGCAGTTGGACGCGCTCGCGCGTGGCGtgtttatagcgcgcgcggcagcgcacgcggcaagtttcccacgcgggatagcgcgaaagcgcgcgggcggcaATTTTTTTAGCGCGCGCCTTTTCCCCGCCCCGCGTTCCATTCTCGACCTAGCATCCCACGCTCGTCCGGCCGGAGGAGTCACGAGAGCACCGAGGCAACACCATGGTCAACGACAGAGATGGCCAGAGCAGGGACATGTCTCGGAGGAACACAGGAACACGCAGGTGCTCGGGGAGAACTTCGCCATGATCCTATGGACTCCACCGAGTACGTCCGGTCGAGCAGGAGCCGCAAGGGTGGCCAAAAGAGGAGATCATTCAGCGGCGTAGggtagccggaggcggagaaGATGGTGACCAATCAGCCGATATGAGCGCCACAACTTAATTCCTTCGGCATGGAAGACCAAGACGAGCAAGGCGAAGCTTCAAGGTAGCCTAACGTGGCGGGGAAGGTCGATCGGGGAGGGCCGTGTCGCGCATCGAAGGCAGCCGCTGCACGGGCAGGACCTGTCAATTTGCCTCACGTAAGCCACATCGACAAGCTCGTGCGAGGGCGCACTTGTCCTTCGCTACCGAGTCATCGACGAGACGACGTCATGCGACGCGAGTCGAACGACGTCATGCGACGCGAGTCGAACGTAAGCCACGGGCGAGGGAGTCCCGGCTCTCCTGCTGAAGACGCCGACCCGGGAGAAGAGGAGATGGCGGAACATTAGATTCTCGGTGGTGCAGGGTGGCGCTGGCGCGGAGGGTGCTTGTGGTGCGCGGAAGGCGGAGAGGAGTGCCGACGGTGGTGCGTGGAGGTCGGGGAACGGGGATAGGGAGCACATTCACCCGTGACGATTTCCGACCTCTGGCCGGAAGAACCAGCTGAGTCACGGTCTCATGGAGGAGTACCGCTCCTTTCTTTCTTGCCTTCTGCTGCCGCGCCGCAAGAACCAGCTGAGCTTGGTGGAGAGTGGCGCCTCAATCAACCCCAGGAGGACAACGTCAATTAGTTTAGGGAGATTTTAGCAAAACAAACGTCGCTGCTGACCGGTCAATACTCTGCCACATGTGCAGATACGTACATGTATCGTAACCAGTGACTGTATGTGAGTCGGCAACGCGTCTTTGATGACCGTAACTTGAACTTTCCTGAATACAGTGACTGAACTGATTTACACGAACAAGTAGTTCCATGATGTCCCATGTATTTTACTCTTTGATTTCCTTGTGAGGACTGGTTGACTGATTTTCTTGTGATTTTTTGTTATTTCCTTATTAGCTTTACTTTCCTTGTTTGACTGATTGATTACTGGATTGCATGCAGCGTAGCTGATTGATATTTCCTTGTTagctttacttttcttatttgaccGACGACCAAATTGATGGAACGGTCGAAAGGTGGGAAGAATAGAAATtatgtttagtttttttttttttaagtagtagagatatacACAACCTATTTGCAGTACCGACAACTTAAACTTCTACATCTAGAAACCCTAACCCGCCTCCGGGTCGCCCCTGGGCGATTCTGAGGCgaccccccgcgccgccgccacagcctcccCTACCTACCTCGCCCGCAGCCCCCGCCACCGCCGGAGGAGGCCGCCccacggcggacggcggcggcggggagcatcTCTCTGTTTCCCCCAAACAATCCAAAAACGAGACCTCCCGTCCCTTGTTCTGCTTTGGCGGCCGGGTTGCTCCTCGCGTCCGTGAATcgtcggcggcggctcggcgCTCTCGCCCCTCGGTTCGTCCTCGCCGACCTCCTCCCCTGCCTCTCGAGCTCCGCTCCCGTGCGGCGCCTCTTCCTCGCGACGGCTGGTCGCTTCGGCGCCGGTGGCCGCTGCTCCTCGCGTCCCTGGCCGATGCGCTGACGgttggctccttgtccttgtcggACTCCTCCGGCTGCGGAAGATCTCGCGCGGAAGATCTGGCCCCGGGGGCGTCTTGCGGGATTGGGCCGGCCGGCTGCCCTTCAGCCTCGGgaagggccctctactcgcgacTTTGGTGCTGTTGAGGTGGTGAGGACGGCCTGTTCCGATGCGGAGTGGGAAGCACCATCTGTGCTCCTCATGTCAGTGCTCCGGGAGAAATCCCAGACCTGGACTTCTCCGGGTCAGGCGATGGCGCTATTTGGAGCTTCGTCTTGGAGCCTGATCTGTGTCGGGCGGCATCGCCTCTTGTCTTCTCGCCGGCCCTCGGTTCGTCTCCTTGCAGGATGAAGCTGTGGTCATGGTGGCTCAGGCGGTGCTGCCTAGACGTCCCGGGGTGGCCTCGGCTTGCGCTGCCCTTCGACTACGGGggcggcacaccggtgtcgtcgccccagtctcggctatccgatGCCCTTCGACCGTGTTTGGTCTCGGCGGCGCAACGCCCTCGGCTTCGCCGacggcacaccggtgtcgtcgcacggactcggctat includes these proteins:
- the LOC124674757 gene encoding primary amine oxidase-like — protein: MDYSASLLRLTFLALGAALVLLVARSAFRLPHDIDDTASIFDDGAGCTRFSPWACGRQRRTDTAPKPKPSSPPRSSHESDVPRHPLDPLTVTEVNRARELLRAHPPFASSPSSLAVHELALDEPEKPVVRRWRKGASDGLPPRRAVAVVRFRGESHVLAVDLETGAVTPLPAPASGYPTMTMDEQRGLCAAPFSDPAFNASIRRRGVRMGDVACLPISPGWYGPAEDGGRRLIKSQCFSTEGTANFYMRPIEGLTVLVDMDTGKVVHISDRGAGIPIPAAKNTDYRRAADDDQEDTGKQSTFGYQTVRAPSMEPAPEGPGFEVEDGHTVRWAGWEFHLKADARAGMIVSRAAVQDPSTGARREVMYKGMASELFVPYMDPTEAWYFKTYMDAGEYGFGLQAMPLVPLNDCPRHARYMDGVFVAADGRPYVRENMICVFERYAGDIAWRHSESPITGMDIRESRPKVTLVARMAASVANYDYIMDWEFQMDGLIRIKVGLSGILMVKGTPYAHMNQVRQNEEMYGTLLSENVIGVIHDHYVTFRLDMDVDGADNSFVRVEMARQDTAPGESPRRSYLKATRHVASTENDAKIRMKLYEPAEFHVINPTKKTRVGNPVGYKVVPAGTAASLLDPEDPPQKRGAFTNNQIWVTPYNKSEEWAGGLFVYQSKGEDTLATWSERDRPIENKDIVLWYTLGFHHVPCQEDFPIMPTVSSSFDLKPVNFFESNPILRQRPTQVNDLPVCAATA